In bacterium, the DNA window GGGAGGTTGGGGCCCGGAGATTGTCTACGGCTGGGAAGATCCAGAACCTCCCTGGCAGCGTCCCGGGACCCGCGACGGGCTCGGCGATGAGGGCCTGAGGGCGATCTACGCATTCGTGGAGAACGGCGGTCGGTATCTGGGCATCGGCTCCGGCGGCGGGATCCTCGCCTCGACCGAGTTCCTTGGCCTCGTGGATTCGGATCTTGTGGACGAGATGCTGGGGGAGGCACGCGCCTTCATCCAGGTTACCCAGGGCCATCCACTTTTCTACGGGGTGCGCTCATTTACAGACGAGAAAGGCAGCACAATACCAAGCCGGCTTGCCGTCCCATATTACTCGGAACCGTTCGCGGGTCTGCATGGTGGACCGATCTTCAAGGCCGGACCCCACGCTCAGGTACTTGCCGAATACGTTGCGATCGACGATCCGAAGAGCGTCCGAGAATCCGCGTATTTTGATGCGGAGGCACATACCCCCGCCATTCTCTACCAGCCTGTAGGACGTGGCTGGGCAGCTGTATTCGTCTTCGAACCGTATCTGCGGGGCGTCTGGCGAAGCACGCTTCCGCTTCTCGCCAACGCCGTCTTTCTGGCAGGCTTAGCCCCCTGATGAGCATCGTGATCGATGCCCACTCGGATACGCTGCTCTTTGTCAGTCGAGGGCTGTATCGCCTCAACGACGACAGCGCTGATGCCCAGGTCGACATCCCGAAGCTGCGGACGGGAGGGGTTACTGCACAAGTCCTAGCACTCTACGTCGAATCGGCGTACCAACGCGCGCCAGCTCACCGGACGTGCGAGCTCATAGACCTTGCCTATCGTGAGTGTGCGGCGGCCAGTTCCGCCATGCTGGTAGCAACGTCAGCAGCCGAGGTGCGGGCAGCCAAGACAACTAATCAGATTGCGCTTCTCCTCAGCATCGAGGGTGGGGAAGCGCTTGAGTGTAGCCTTGCGATGTTGCGGATCTATCATCGGTTGGGGGTCCGCCTGCTAGGACTCACACATAATCCGCGCAACCTCCTCGCTGATGGTCTCGACGCATCTGCCGCGCCCGGCGGTCTCACCCCGTTTGGGCGCGACGTGGTGACGGAAATGGAAAGGTTGGGCATCGTTGTTGACGTGTCGCACCTGGCGGAGCCCGGCTTCTGGGAGGTCATGGCCATGGCGGCGCGTCCCGTGATCGCCTCCCATTCCAAAGTCCGAGCAGTTGGGCACCCTCGAGGGCTATCGGATGAGCAGATCTTGGCGCTCGCAAAGACGGAAGGGATGCTCGGCATCAACTTGTATCGACTTCAAGAACTCGATGCCATTGTCGAGCAGATCGACCATGTGCGTGAACTTGTTGGGAGTGATTACGTCGGACTCGGCCTGGATTTCTATGGACGCGCTGAGGCTCCACGCGACCTTCAGGATATTTCGCAGTTGCCCCGCCTCTCCGACCGGTTGCAGCAGCGCGGATACCCGTCCAGGGAGATCGACAACATCATGGGGGAGAACTTCTTGCGGGTTTTCGGTGCGGTGACTGGCTGATCAGAGTGACGGAGGTGAGCGGTGAAGAAGATCGCATATCACTTGAACTGGCCCTCGTACGCACGAATCCCTAATGCCGTGAATGCTATCCGCGCAGGGAACTTGCTCTTCTTGTCGGGATGTTCCGCCGTAGATCCGGATGGGAACGTCGTCGGTTTGGGGGACATGGAGAAGCAGACGCGGCAGGCAATGGAGAACATGAAGGCGGCGCTTGACGCGGCCGGTGCGACATTCAAAAATGTCGTCCACATGGACACGTTCTATGCGGACCCCCGCCTCACGCAACAGATGATACATGTCCGCAGTTCCTACTTCTCATCGGAAAACCCATACACAACAACGGGCGTCCAGGTGGCGGGGTTCGGGAAGCCAGGGATGCTCGTTGAGATGGACGCAATCGCTGTCCTCGACGACGATCACGAGTAAGAAGGTTTGGTGATGCCTGTGGCGCCAAGCCGGGAGCGCGGAGAGGGAGGGGGTTGGATGACCCGTGAGTTTGCGGGGAAAGTGGCGATCGTTTCCGGCGCAGCGGCAGGGATCAGCAGTGTGATCCTCCGGCGGTTTGCCGAGGCCGGTGCGCGCGCCGTGATCGCCGACCTCGATGAGGAACGAGCGGCTGCCGCCGTTCAGCAGCTCACCGCGCAGGATCACGAGGTTCGATTCGTCCGCACCGACGTGCGAGACAGCGCGCAGGTGGACGCGATGGTTCGAACGGCGGTCGAACAATTCGGCCGGGTTGACATCCTGGTGCACGGCGCCGGGGTTGGCGTGCACAAGGACGTGGTGGACCTCACGGACGAGGAGTGGGATCTGCAGATCGACGTGCAGCTTCGTGGGGCCTTCCTGTTGAGCCGCGCAGTCGGCCGGCAGCTGATCGCGCAGGGACAGGGCGGCCGTATCGTCTTTATCGGGTCGACCTCCGGCAACAACGCGCGCGTGAAGGCGGGACCGCACGCCGCGTCAAAGGCCGGCGAGATCCAGCTCGCCCGCGTCATGGCCCTCGAGATGGGCCGCCACGGCATCACCGTGAACGTGGTATCGCCCGGCCTGACCGACATCGCCGGCATCTCGCGCTCGGTGCAGACGGCGGAATACCAGCGCGCCTTCGTCTCACAGGTGCCGCTGGGCCGCCTGGGCACGCCGGATGAGATCGCGGACGCCGTGCTCTTCTTCGCTTCAGATCGCGCCCGGTTCATCACCGGGCAGGTGTTGTGCGTGGATGGCGGGTACTCTGCAGGCAAGCTCGCGGTGCAAGGTCCTCACGTGGCCGCCGACTACGGGCAAAGAGGGGGGGGATAGGTAAGGACCCGCCGCAGCGCCCCTGTCCGGCCTGGGGGCAAACTGGCCCGTCAACATCTCGCTCACTCCTTCATGGCAAGCTATTCGTCGTCTGTGAAACATTGTCCAGGATTACATGGGCACGAAGTATAATTTTTCGGCGTATCCTGTGTTGAGCGACGTGTCCATCAGCAAATAGGCCGTGGTACTTCGAACGGGAGGGACCAGCATGTCACCCACCGCACCGGAGTGGCTGGTCGTCCATGCGTCCCACCTGATCGATGGGACGGGTTCTCCGCCCATCGAGCACCCCACCGTGGTCGTGCACCGGGGTGTGATTGACGCCATCCATGCCGGCACCGCTCCGCGAGGAGGGTGGCCCTCGGAGACGCCCGAGCTCGACTTGGCCGGACACACGCTCCTGCCCGGCCTGATCGATGCCCATGTCCACCTTGTGCTGCCGGGCGATGGGACCCCGTTTGAAGATTCCGTGCGGGAACCGGACGGAGTATTGTTGACGACCGCCATACGCAACGCGCAGATTGCGCTCCGGGCCGGAATCACGACGCTCCGGGACTGCGGCGGCATGCGCGACACGACACTCGAGCTGCGGCGGGCGCAGCGTCTCGGGTATGCCGTCATTCCCCGGTTGCATCTCTGTCGCTGTCCCGTCACGATCACGGGCGGCCACTGCTGGTATTTCGGTGGCGAAGCGGACGGCCCCGAGGGCATGCGACGCATCGTGCGCAGGTTGGCGAAGGCCGGGGTGGACTACATCAAGATCATGGGTAGCGGCGGCGGCACCCTCGGAACCTACTCGTCCCGGCCGTCATATACAGTCGACGAACTCCGCGCTGCCGTTGAAGAAGCTCATCGGCTCAACCGCCGTGTCGGCATCCATTGTACCTGTGCTCAGGCTACCCGGAATGCCATCGCCGCGGGGGCGGACCACATTGAGCACGCGATTTTCCTTGCCGATGAGCAAGGACATCAGCGGTTCGAGCCGGACGTCGCCGATGCGGTTGCGCAGCGCGATGCCGCAGTCACATCGACCCTCTGCGTCGGTCACTTCCTCGTGAACGCGCTCTCGGCAAGGGAGAACAGAACGCCGGAGGAACGATCCGCCGTGGAGCGGTGGCGGCCGATGAACGACGGCAACATGGATAATGTCCGCCGTATGCGGCAGGCCGGTGTCCGCTACGTCGCCGGGACGGACGCCGGCTGGCGCTTCACCCCATTCGATGGTCTGGTGACCGAGCTAGAGCTGCTGCGAGAGGCCGGTGCGTCTGCCGGCGGTGCGATCGTGGCGGCGACGTCGGCAGCGGCCGCGGCAATGGGAATCGCCGATGAGGTAGGTGCCCTCCGGGAAGGCCTTCAGGCGGATATGATCGCCGTCGCCGGCGATCCGCTCGAGAACCTGGCGGTCCTGCGCCGTCCCGCGATGGTCATGCTCGACGGCGCCGTCGTCATTCGGAACAGCTAGGAGGACAATGCACACCACATGCTGCTGAAGAATGCGACCGTTATCTCAATGACGGGCCCGAATTCGGCACCGAGCGCGCCAGCCGATGTGCTCATCGAGAGCGGCCGGATCACGAAGATCGCGGCGCAGATCCCGGTGCCCGCGGACGGACAGGCGACCGATCTTCGAGGCAGGTTTCTTTTACCAGGGCTGATAGACGCGCACTGCCACATCACGGCGAGTGGGGACCACATTGAGGTCGAGCTTGCGCACGATCCCCGGGTCCGCATCCTGCGGGCGGCCCACAACGCCACCATGACGCTCCTCGCGGGGATTACCACAATCCGAGATACCTGCGGGCTCGATGACAGCGACATCGTGCTTAGAGATGCCATCTGTTCGGGACAGATCATGGGACCCCGGATCGTGGCGTGCGGGCGGATGATCACGATGACGGGGGGCCACGGTTGGTTCTACGGACAGGAGGTGGACGGGCCTGACGCTGTTCGGCGAGCCGTCCGAGAACGCATCAAAGCCCGGGCGGATTGGGTGAAATTCATGGCCAGTGGCGGGTTCGCCGAGGAAGGGGAGCAACCAGCCTCCAGCCAGTTAGATCCGGACGAGCTGGCCGCCGGCGTCCGCGAGGCCAACAAAGCGGGGCGAAAGACATGTGCGCACGCACACGGAGCCCCCGCCATCAAGAACGTGCTCCGTGCGCGGATCGACTCGGTGGAGCACGCCTCGTTCATGGATCAAGAGGCGATTGACCTCCTGCTGGAGCGTGGGGCCTTTATCATCCCCACCTTCTCGATCTACTACAAGATGAAGGAGACGGGAGCCGTCCACAACCTCGCTCCGTACCTGATCGATCTGGTCAACCGATCGTGGGAGCTCAAGATCGGTCGGTTTGTCGACGCCTATCGAGGGGGCGTGCGCTTCGCGGCGGGGTCCGACAACGGCTCACCCGTGGCGCCGCATCCCGACATCGCCACGGAGCTGGAGATCTTCGTGCGCATCGGGCTCAGTCCGTATGAGGCCTTGAAGAGCGCTACCGCCAGCGCCTCACAGCTGCTGGATTTGCACAATGAGATCGGGACAATCGAAGTAGGGAAGCGTGCAGACTTGGTGGTGCTCCGAGACGACCCCTTGCGCAATATTTCCGCAGT includes these proteins:
- a CDS encoding dipeptidase, with the translated sequence MSIVIDAHSDTLLFVSRGLYRLNDDSADAQVDIPKLRTGGVTAQVLALYVESAYQRAPAHRTCELIDLAYRECAAASSAMLVATSAAEVRAAKTTNQIALLLSIEGGEALECSLAMLRIYHRLGVRLLGLTHNPRNLLADGLDASAAPGGLTPFGRDVVTEMERLGIVVDVSHLAEPGFWEVMAMAARPVIASHSKVRAVGHPRGLSDEQILALAKTEGMLGINLYRLQELDAIVEQIDHVRELVGSDYVGLGLDFYGRAEAPRDLQDISQLPRLSDRLQQRGYPSREIDNIMGENFLRVFGAVTG
- a CDS encoding RidA family protein: MKKIAYHLNWPSYARIPNAVNAIRAGNLLFLSGCSAVDPDGNVVGLGDMEKQTRQAMENMKAALDAAGATFKNVVHMDTFYADPRLTQQMIHVRSSYFSSENPYTTTGVQVAGFGKPGMLVEMDAIAVLDDDHE
- a CDS encoding SDR family NAD(P)-dependent oxidoreductase translates to MTREFAGKVAIVSGAAAGISSVILRRFAEAGARAVIADLDEERAAAAVQQLTAQDHEVRFVRTDVRDSAQVDAMVRTAVEQFGRVDILVHGAGVGVHKDVVDLTDEEWDLQIDVQLRGAFLLSRAVGRQLIAQGQGGRIVFIGSTSGNNARVKAGPHAASKAGEIQLARVMALEMGRHGITVNVVSPGLTDIAGISRSVQTAEYQRAFVSQVPLGRLGTPDEIADAVLFFASDRARFITGQVLCVDGGYSAGKLAVQGPHVAADYGQRGGG
- a CDS encoding amidohydrolase family protein, with protein sequence MSPTAPEWLVVHASHLIDGTGSPPIEHPTVVVHRGVIDAIHAGTAPRGGWPSETPELDLAGHTLLPGLIDAHVHLVLPGDGTPFEDSVREPDGVLLTTAIRNAQIALRAGITTLRDCGGMRDTTLELRRAQRLGYAVIPRLHLCRCPVTITGGHCWYFGGEADGPEGMRRIVRRLAKAGVDYIKIMGSGGGTLGTYSSRPSYTVDELRAAVEEAHRLNRRVGIHCTCAQATRNAIAAGADHIEHAIFLADEQGHQRFEPDVADAVAQRDAAVTSTLCVGHFLVNALSARENRTPEERSAVERWRPMNDGNMDNVRRMRQAGVRYVAGTDAGWRFTPFDGLVTELELLREAGASAGGAIVAATSAAAAAMGIADEVGALREGLQADMIAVAGDPLENLAVLRRPAMVMLDGAVVIRNS
- a CDS encoding amidohydrolase family protein, giving the protein MLLKNATVISMTGPNSAPSAPADVLIESGRITKIAAQIPVPADGQATDLRGRFLLPGLIDAHCHITASGDHIEVELAHDPRVRILRAAHNATMTLLAGITTIRDTCGLDDSDIVLRDAICSGQIMGPRIVACGRMITMTGGHGWFYGQEVDGPDAVRRAVRERIKARADWVKFMASGGFAEEGEQPASSQLDPDELAAGVREANKAGRKTCAHAHGAPAIKNVLRARIDSVEHASFMDQEAIDLLLERGAFIIPTFSIYYKMKETGAVHNLAPYLIDLVNRSWELKIGRFVDAYRGGVRFAAGSDNGSPVAPHPDIATELEIFVRIGLSPYEALKSATASASQLLDLHNEIGTIEVGKRADLVVLRDDPLRNISAVRGVEAVIKDGKAYWVDGSDDRVTFPAKVLHA